A single Eremothecium sinecaudum strain ATCC 58844 chromosome VIII, complete sequence DNA region contains:
- the TIM13 gene encoding protein translocase subunit TIM13 (Syntenic homolog of Ashbya gossypii AAL144C; Syntenic homolog of Saccharomyces cerevisiae YGR181W (TIM13)), translated as MALSSIFGGGSPSQQPTIPQTDPSNIKDKLKTQISHELAVANLTELVNAVTENCFKNCQKAPFNSQDNGCVDKCLVKYMRCWNIISQSYVERIQQTSSSGI; from the coding sequence ATGGCTTTATCATCTATATTCGGGGGTGGTTCGCCTTCGCAACAACCAACAATTCCTCAGACTGATCCAAGCAATATAAAAGATAAACTAAAAACCCAAATTTCGCATGAATTAGCAGTTGCTAATCTTACTGAATTAGTTAATGCGGTTACTGAAAATTGTTTCAAAAATTGTCAAAAGGCTCCATTCAACTCCCAGGATAACGGCTGTGTTGACAAATGTTTGGTCAAATACATGAGATGCTGGAATATTATTTCTCAGTCTTACGTTGAAAGAATTCAACAGACATCTTCAAGCGGTATTTAA